GACAGTCTTCCGCTTCCGGCGCGCGACCCCGGTCTCGTACGCCGCCTCGGCGACGCCCGCGGCGACCGCCTCCACCACGCGCTTGTCGAACACGGAGGGGGTGATGTACTCGTCGTTCAGCTCGGACCTGCCCACGATGCTGGCGATCCCCTTGGCGGCGGCGATCTTCATCTCGTCGTTCACCGTCCGCGCGCGCACGTTCAAGAGCCCGCGGAAGAACCCCGGGAAGCAGCAGACGTTGTTGATCTGGTTCGGGTAGTCAGAGCGCCCCGTGGCCATGACCCGGACGTGCGGCCCCGCTTCCTCCGGCAGGATCTCGGGGATCGGGTTGGCCATGGCGAAGACGATGGGATCGCGGGCCATCTTCTTGATGTCCTTCAGGGTGACCACGCCCGGGCCCGAGAGGCCGATGAAGACATCGGCGCCCGCCAGCGCATCGCCGACGGTCCCCTTGAGGCGCTTCGGGTTGGTGTGCTCCGAGAACCAGACCTTCATCGGATTCATGTTCTCCTTGCGTCCCTTGTAGAGGATCCCCGACCGGTCGCAGCTGATGATGTGCCGGACTCCGACGCGCATCAGGAGCTTGGCCGTCGCGATCCCCGAGGCCCCGGCCCCGGTGAAGACCACCGTGATGTCCTGGAGCCGCTTCTTGACGATCTTCAGGGCGTTCAGCAGCGCGGCGAACACGACGACGGCGGTACCGTGCTGGTCGTCGTGAAAGACCGGGATGTCAAGCTCGGCCTTGAGCCGTTCCTCGATCGTGAAGCAGCGGGGGGCGGAGATGTCCTCCAGGTTGATCCCGCCGAAGACCGGCGCCATGGCCTTGACCATGCGGACGATCTCGTCCGGGTCCTTGGTGTCCAGGCACACCGGAAAGGCGTCCACGCCCGCCAGTTCCTTGAACAGGAGCGCCTTGCCCTCCATGACCGGCAGCGCGGCCTTGGGCCCGATGTCGCCGAGCCCGAGCACGGCCGTGCCGTCGGTGACGACCGCCACGCAGTTCTGCTTGATCGTGAGCGCATAGGCCTTCTCCGGGTCGTCGTGGATGGCCATGCACACGCGCGCGACGCCGGGTGTGTAGGCCATGGAGAGGTCGTCGCGGGTCTTGACCGCCATCTTGCCCCGGACCTCGATCTTGCCGCCGAGGTGCATGAGAAAGGTCCGGTCGGAGACGTTCACGACCTCGACGCCTGGCACCGCGCGGAGGCGCTCGATCACCTGGGCCCCGTGCTTGTCGTCGCGCGCCTTGAAGGTGATGTCCCGGGTGACGGTGGTCTTCCCCACCTGGACCAGGTCGATGGCCCCGATGTCGCCCCCGGCCTTCCCGATGGCGGACGTCACCTTGCCAAGCATCCCTGGGCGGTTCTGGATCTCCAGTCGGACGGTGAGGCTGTAGCTGGCGCTGGGGGCGGAAATCATCGCGAGTCCTCCTCCCGGTGCACTGTCAGGGACGGGGGTTGGACGCCTGTGCGAGACCGCTGGTGTGACCTATTCCACCCTTTCTCCCCGCGCGAGTCAAGGGGTCCCGGCGGGGGTGTGCCTTGACACCCGACCGGCCCCCCG
This sequence is a window from Candidatus Rokuibacteriota bacterium. Protein-coding genes within it:
- a CDS encoding ACT domain-containing protein, with the translated sequence MISAPSASYSLTVRLEIQNRPGMLGKVTSAIGKAGGDIGAIDLVQVGKTTVTRDITFKARDDKHGAQVIERLRAVPGVEVVNVSDRTFLMHLGGKIEVRGKMAVKTRDDLSMAYTPGVARVCMAIHDDPEKAYALTIKQNCVAVVTDGTAVLGLGDIGPKAALPVMEGKALLFKELAGVDAFPVCLDTKDPDEIVRMVKAMAPVFGGINLEDISAPRCFTIEERLKAELDIPVFHDDQHGTAVVVFAALLNALKIVKKRLQDITVVFTGAGASGIATAKLLMRVGVRHIISCDRSGILYKGRKENMNPMKVWFSEHTNPKRLKGTVGDALAGADVFIGLSGPGVVTLKDIKKMARDPIVFAMANPIPEILPEEAGPHVRVMATGRSDYPNQINNVCCFPGFFRGLLNVRARTVNDEMKIAAAKGIASIVGRSELNDEYITPSVFDKRVVEAVAAGVAEAAYETGVARRKRKTVVVPG